Proteins co-encoded in one Arachis hypogaea cultivar Tifrunner chromosome 13, arahy.Tifrunner.gnm2.J5K5, whole genome shotgun sequence genomic window:
- the LOC140177462 gene encoding uncharacterized protein: MTSNMASRSWVTSKLVKRLLTQPQLSPKEALEHMKEDYNMHIHYKMILRALKAAREEVIENEKEQFGKVRDYLSELHRSNPGSTAIVDVIPQPKSPPVFDKLYISLDACKRGFKAGCRPLIGLDGCHLKGYFGGHLLSAVAQDANNHFFVIAYTVGLEVALQEVMPRAHHRNCVLHIWKNFVKQWKDKQSKGLVWQCARSATTPEFYANMDKLKSMNQPAWEYLSRFRESAWTKNQFSHYLKVDNITNNMCEVWNAKIVEYRSKPILTMCENLRC, translated from the exons ATGACAAGCAACATGGCAAGTAGATCATGGGTTACAAGCAAGCTAGTGAAGAGGTTGCTCACACAGCCGCAGCTATCACCTAAGGAGGCTTTAGAGCACATGAAAGAGGATTATAATATGCATATCCACTATAAAATGATATTGAGAGCTTTGAAGGCAGCCAGAGAGGAGGTTATAGAAAATGAAAAGGAGCAATTTGGGAAGGTTAGAGATTACTTGTCTGAGCTTCATAGGAGTAATCCAGGGTCAACAGCTATAGTAGATGTGATCCCCCAACCTAAATCACCACCTGTGTTTGACAAGCTATACATATCATTGGATGCATGCAAGCGTGGGTTCAAGGCAGGATGTCGTCCTTTAATCGGGCTAGATGGCTGTCACCTAAAGGGTTATTTTGGTGGGCACCTCCTTTCAGCCGTTGCTCAAGATGCTAACAACCACTTCTTCGTCATTGCTTACACTGTG GGACTGGAGGTTGCTCTTCAAGAAGTTATGCCACGGGCGCACCACAGGAACTGCGTCCTCCACATTTGGAAAAACTTTGTTAAGCAATGGAAAGACAAACAATCGAAGGGTTTGGTATGGCAATGTGCTAGGAGTGCAACAACTCCAGAATTTTATGCGAATATGGACAAGTTGAAATCAATGAACCAGCCTGCTTGGGAGTATCTCTCCAGATTTCGTGAATCTGCATGGACTAAAAATCAATTCTCACACTATCTGAAGGTTGATAACATCACCAACAATATGTGTGAGGTTTGGAATGCGAAGATTGTGGAGTATAGGAGCAAGCCGATATTGACAATGTGTGAGAATTTGAGGTGTTAA
- the LOC112737478 gene encoding putative pentatricopeptide repeat-containing protein At3g11460, mitochondrial yields the protein MNSIKLTRKLKPPPSPPRNTTTFTTFTHSPQHPPPPLATHTFPLPSLECGTLLQFLANSKSLSQAKQLHCHVISCGTLLNNTYLGTKLAACYASCAQMREAHHLFDEISLKNSFLWNSMIRGYACNGFPWRSLLMYREMFSFGVEADNFTYPFVLKACGDLLLGEMGRKVHALVMVSGLGSDIYVANSLMSMYFKLGEIGIASFVFDEMPHRDLSSWNTLMSGYVKNGEARVALGVYSCMRKAGVDGDGTTLLSLLCACGDLTDLSMGRAVHGYIVRNGGTLCNEFLMNSLIDMYCNCDSVSAARKVFEGLTVKDTVSWNSLISGYERHGDAFEVLELFSQMFIGGLIPDEVTIICILGACNQTSALQLGSSVHSYIVKKGFGVNTAVGTALVSMYANCGSLLHARQAFDEMPEKNLASWTVMVTAFGTHGRGREAISLFYDMLGQHIIPDEGMFTSVLSACSHSGLVDEGKEIFYKVMRNYNMEPGHTQYSCLIDLLGRAGNLDEAYIVINDMRLKPNEDIWTSLLSACRLHRNLKLAEIAAEKLFELNPNEVSGYVCLANIYAAERRWEDVEKVRKLVKKRRLSKPPSYSFVELNNMVHQFFVGDKLHQKSDEIFAKLKELNEQLKKIGYKPETGFVLYDVEEEVKERMLWDHSERLALAFALINTNPGVTIRITKNLRVCGDCHTVMKMISKLTGREIIMRDITRFHHFRDGRCSCGDYCHSRDFGLSHFGVTIAEAA from the exons ATGAATTCAATCAAACTCACACGCAAACTCAagccaccaccatcaccaccacgcAACACAACCACATTCACTACTTTCACCCATTCCCCACAACACCCTCCTCCTCCTCTCGCAACCCACACTTTCCCTCTCCCTTCTCTCGAATGCGGAACCTTGCTTCAGTTCCTCGCCAACTCCAAGTCCCTCTCACAGGCCAAACAGCTTCACTGCCACGTCATCAGTTGCggcaccctcctcaacaacacCTACCTCGGAACAAAGCTCGCAGCTTGCTACGCTTCATGTGCCCAAATGAGAGAAGCACACCACCTGTTCGACGAAATTTCGCTCAAGAACTCCTTTTTGTGGAACTCAATGATAAGGGGTTACGCTTGTAACGGTTTTCCGTGGAGGTCCCTTTTAATGTACCGTGAGATGTTCAGTTTCGGTGTCGAGGCTGATAATTTCACGTACCCTTTTGTTCTCAAGGCGTGTGGTGATCTTTTGCTTGGTGAGATGGGTAGAAAGGTTCATGCTTTGGTTATGGTTAGTGGGTTGGGGTCTGATATTTATGTTGCGAATTCGCTGATGTCAATGTATTTTAAGCTTGGGGAAATTGGGATCGCGAGTTtcgtgtttgatgaaatgcctcaTAGGGATTTGAGTTCGTGGAATACTTTGATGTCAGGGTATGTGAAGAACGGTGAGGCAAGGGTTGCTTTGGGGGTTTATAGTTGCATGAGAAAGGCTGGTGTTGATGGAGATGGGACTACTTTGCTTTCACTCCTTTGTGCTTGTGGTGATCTTACGGATTTGAGTATGGGGAGAGCGGTTCATGGTTACATTGTGAGGAATGGTGGTACACTGTGCAATGAGTTTTTGATGAATTCTCTTATTGACATGTACTGCAACTGTGATTCAGTGTCTGCTGCTAGGAAAGTATTCGAAGGATTGACAGTGAAGGATACCGTGTCTTGGAATTCTTTGATTTCCGGTTATGAGCGACATGGAGatgcttttgaagttttggagCTTTTCAGTCAGATGTTTATAGGAGGTTTGATTCCTGATGAGGTGACTATTATTTGTATACTTGGGGCTTGTAATCAAACCTCCGCCTTGCAATTGGGTTCATCGGTTCACTCATATATTGTCAAAAAGGGTTTTGGTGTAAATACTGCTGTGGGAACTGCCCTTGTTAGCATGTATGCTAACTGTGGAAGTTTACTTCATGCACGTCAAGCATTCGACGAGATGCCAGAAAAAAATTTGGCTTCATGGACAGTTATGGTTACCGCATTTGGAACTCATGGGAGGGGAAGAGAGGCTATCTCCCTCTTTTATGACATGTTAGGTCAACATATTATTCCAGATGAAGGCATGTTTACTTCAGTTTTATCGGCCTGCAGTCATTCTGGCTTAGTCGATGAGGGTAAAGAAATATTCTATAAAGTGATGAGAAACTACAATATGGAGCCTGGGCACACTCAATATTCCTGTTTGATTGATCTACTTGGCAGAGCAGGGAACTTAGATGAAGCATATATAGTTATAAACGACATGAGATTGAAACCCAACGAGGATATATGGACTTCTCTCCTTTCAGCTTGTAGATTACACCGAAACCTCAAGTTAGCTGAGATTGCAGCTGAGAAACTATTTGAATTGAATCCAAATGAAGTAAGCGGCTATGTTTGTCTTGCTAACATATATGCTGCCGAGAGACGGTGGGAGGATGTTGAAAAGGTGAGGAAATTGGTGAAGAAAAGGAGATTGAGCAAGCCACCTAGTTACAGTTTTGTTGAGTTAAATAATATGGTTCATCAATTTTTTGTTGGAGATAAATTGCACCAAAAATCAGATGAAATTTTCGCCAAATTGAAAGAACTGAATGAGCAGCTTAAAAAAATTGGATACAAGCCTGAAACTGGTTTTGTTCTCTATGATGTGGAGGAAGAAGTAAAGGAGAGGATGCTCTGGGATCATAGTGAGCGGTTGGCTCTTGCTTTTGCTCTTATTAACACTAACCCGGGAGTCACAATCAGAATAACCAAGAATCTTCGTGTGTGCGGTGATTGCCACACAGTGATGAAGATGATTTCTAAGCTCACAGGTCGCGAGATTATTATGCGAGATATCACTAGGTTTCACCATTTTAGAGATGGAAGGTGTTCATGTGGTGATTACTG TCACTCAAGGGATTTTGGATTGTCACATTTTGGTGTCACCATTGCAGAAGCAGCATGA
- the LOC112737479 gene encoding uncharacterized protein isoform X2 encodes MMRRQGGRYGDPSANTYVASQMHHHVGGGQRMETKPDDFEGRLEAFTPERENPYANSKPEGQWRWEVDESKMSNSMASRMYNEGQGGDASRSYFQGQRPDPKLALQNQSNNDSRSQAHEKDMDVGYEGNHLSRSFEGLEQSFHDDIIKLAKELNDAEDAEHARHREKINAINTQYEEKLAALRALHASRRAEFLQRESHARQQKYQQNIRDPYPSSAMAARDPQGGYNTVNASAAGGEAQRGYSAEHFIPYRERARFLGGSRDQGFETRSQFPGGRVYDTGSRYYN; translated from the exons ATGATGAGGCGGCAAGGGGGGCGATATGGTGATCCGTCTGCCAATACTTATGTTGCTTCTCAGATGCATCATCATGTGGGTGGTGGTCAAAGGATGGAAACCAAGCCTGATGATTTTGAGGGACGGCTAGAGGCCTTTACGCCCGAGCGAGAGAATCCTTATGCAAATTCTAAGCCTGAGGGTCAGTGGAGATGGGAAGTGGATGAATCAAAGATGTCAAATTCAATGGCTTCTCGAATGTATAATGAAG GTCAAGGGGGTGATGCTTCAAGGTCCTATTTTCAAGGGCAGAGACCTGATCCTAAGTTGGCTTTGCAGAACCAGAGCAACAATGATTCCCGATCCCAGGCTCATGAAAAGGATATGGATGTTGGATATGAAGGAAATCATTTATCTCGGAGTTTTGAAGGTCTTGAACAGAGTTTTCATGATGACATTATTAAACTAGCCAAAGAACTGAATGATGCTGAAGATGCAGAACATGCTCGCCACAGAGAG AAAATAAATGCAATCAATACACAGTACGAGGAAAAACTGGCCGCACTCCGGGCCCTTCATGCTAGTCGGAGAGCCGAATTTCTTCAAAGGGAATCCCATGCGAGACAACAAAAGTACCAACAGAACATAAGGGATCCATACCCCAGCAGCGCCATGGCTGCTAGAGACCCTCAGGGTGGTTACAATACTGTTAATGCTTCAGCTGCTGGCGGAGAAGCGCAGCGAGGATATTCTGCCGAACACTTTATTCCTTACAGAGAGAGGGCTCGGTTTCTTGGTGGCTCCAGAGATCAAGGATTTGAGACTAGAAGCCAATTTCCAGGAGGGCGAGTCTATGACACCGGTTCACGCTACTACAATTGA
- the LOC112737479 gene encoding uncharacterized protein isoform X1 translates to MMRRQGGRYGDPSANTYVASQMHHHVGGGQRMETKPDDFEGRLEAFTPERENPYANSKPEGQWRWEVDESKMSNSMASRMYNEGEPLHPSSVGQGGDASRSYFQGQRPDPKLALQNQSNNDSRSQAHEKDMDVGYEGNHLSRSFEGLEQSFHDDIIKLAKELNDAEDAEHARHREKINAINTQYEEKLAALRALHASRRAEFLQRESHARQQKYQQNIRDPYPSSAMAARDPQGGYNTVNASAAGGEAQRGYSAEHFIPYRERARFLGGSRDQGFETRSQFPGGRVYDTGSRYYN, encoded by the exons ATGATGAGGCGGCAAGGGGGGCGATATGGTGATCCGTCTGCCAATACTTATGTTGCTTCTCAGATGCATCATCATGTGGGTGGTGGTCAAAGGATGGAAACCAAGCCTGATGATTTTGAGGGACGGCTAGAGGCCTTTACGCCCGAGCGAGAGAATCCTTATGCAAATTCTAAGCCTGAGGGTCAGTGGAGATGGGAAGTGGATGAATCAAAGATGTCAAATTCAATGGCTTCTCGAATGTATAATGAAG GGGAACCGTTACATCCTTCTAGTGTAGGTCAAGGGGGTGATGCTTCAAGGTCCTATTTTCAAGGGCAGAGACCTGATCCTAAGTTGGCTTTGCAGAACCAGAGCAACAATGATTCCCGATCCCAGGCTCATGAAAAGGATATGGATGTTGGATATGAAGGAAATCATTTATCTCGGAGTTTTGAAGGTCTTGAACAGAGTTTTCATGATGACATTATTAAACTAGCCAAAGAACTGAATGATGCTGAAGATGCAGAACATGCTCGCCACAGAGAG AAAATAAATGCAATCAATACACAGTACGAGGAAAAACTGGCCGCACTCCGGGCCCTTCATGCTAGTCGGAGAGCCGAATTTCTTCAAAGGGAATCCCATGCGAGACAACAAAAGTACCAACAGAACATAAGGGATCCATACCCCAGCAGCGCCATGGCTGCTAGAGACCCTCAGGGTGGTTACAATACTGTTAATGCTTCAGCTGCTGGCGGAGAAGCGCAGCGAGGATATTCTGCCGAACACTTTATTCCTTACAGAGAGAGGGCTCGGTTTCTTGGTGGCTCCAGAGATCAAGGATTTGAGACTAGAAGCCAATTTCCAGGAGGGCGAGTCTATGACACCGGTTCACGCTACTACAATTGA